In the Paenibacillus sp. FSL R7-0337 genome, TGTCCTTCGCGAACCGGAGAGTCTCGGATGTATCCACGAATCCGAACGGCAATTCTCCGATTCCGACGGAGCTGATTGGGGACTACATTACGGCGGCTACTATTTTCCCGGATACGCTGGCTGCGGTATGGAATGATACGCGGCTGAACAAACAGGATGTTATTTTCGGCAATTGAGAGGGAAGGGAGCGGTTTATATTCATAAAAACAGGTCCAGCTGGTTCCTCCAAGCCGGGCCTGTTTTGCCTTGCTATTCTACTTTGTCTATCATCTTCGTTCTTCGGAACTGCCTAACCGTTCTCTGCAAAAGGGCGTTTGAAGCGTGTTTTCCCCGCACTGTTCCCGCTTAAAAAGGCGGCAGCCGTCCGCTCCAGGATTTTGACACTGTTCTCCCAGGTCCATGATCTTGAATCGGTCTCACCGCGTGCGGCGATCCGGCTCTTGAGTACGGGATCTTGAATAAGCCGCATCACATCCGCCGCAAGCCGGTTCTCATACCGGTAGGACAACAGGCAGTTCTCCTCATGGCGGGCATACTCCAGATTTCCTCCCGAATAGACGGAGACCAGCGCCGCCCCGCAGCGCATCGCCTCCAGCCCGGGCAACGAGCCGGTGTCGAAAATACTAGAGCTGACAAAAATATCAGCACCGTTATAGTGATAGCATAGCTCCTCGTCATTGAGCGGGGTGAAGAAGCGGTATTTGCCGCTGTCCATCATTCTTCTCAGGGATTCGGAACTGAAGCATTCATCCGGCGGACTGATGAAATTGATATTGACCCACGGGAAGTGCTGCTTCACGATATCCAGCTGATTCACCAGATAATTCTGCTCGCGGTGCCAGGAGAACCCGTTCTCCACCTTGCGCAGGATCGCTGTTATGTTCAGCGGCTCCTGAAGCTCTTTACGGATATTCATGTTTCGGAATGAAGCGCTGATCCCTACCGGCACAATGCTTCCGCTGATTCCGTGACCCAGTCTAATCAACTCCTGCTGCCATCTCGAGAGGACAATCAGCTTATCGGTAATGTTATAGGAGGGGAAGGAGACCTCGTTCTCTGGCAGAAACAGCGGTTCGTAACACAGAGAGAGGCGGATATGCATGCCTTTGCCGTTCAGGCTGGCTGCCTGTGAGACCGGAACCGTGGTGTAGAAGTTAGAGACGATGATATCACTGACCGGAAAATCGGATTCACGGAGCAGTGTGTAGTCGGTAATCAGCAGAGTGGAACGGACGTCATAAGAAACATCCCCTCCCAGCGGCATGACAATCACAACCTGGTGGCCCCGGGCCGTAAGACCGTTCGTAAGCTCCACGAGCATGCGTTGTGCCCCGCCATGGCATAAGGTAAGAATGGGGAAAGTGAACCGCATCTTTGATCCCTTCCTTTCTGCACAATCGCCCTGCAACAATGCGATAGGTATACTATTTTATTCAGTGAAAAGCGAAAAGTACCGCTATGCGGTACTTTTGGAGGAAATGGGGTTATGGCCGGATGATCACGAATTGCGCAGGTTGCGCAGCAGGTTCACGCAATCTTGGATCTCCAGGCTAGTGACATCCTCAAGCGAGACATCGATCATCGGCTTCTGCGCCTCAAGCTTGTCCAGGAACTCAGCGGTGTGGAACAGCCCGGCTCCGGGAGCGCCGTGACGAATGCGTCCGCCGTCCTCATAGATTCCTTTGAGATGGGCGAGGATGATCCGGTCGCCGAACAGACTGAAGGATTGATCGACGATCTCATCCTGGAGATGAATCTCTTCACCGATCAGGTTGCACGGATCGAATACAACACCGATGGAGCTGGAGGGCACCTCATCGAGGATGCGCCGCATTTTGGCTGGAGAGGACAGGGTATGGGTGCTGACGCCTTCAAGCCCTAAGAATATGCCCCACTTCTCCGCCTCCTCTGCCAGTTCCTCGACCGTTGCCTTAAGGGCATCCCAGCCGAGCTCCTCATAGCGGTAAGGGTCGAGCTCCTGGAAGGTCGTAAGTGCTCCAGTCTCCGTGGCGACCATAGGGGCACCGAACAGGCGGGCATAGCGCAGATGCTCCTTGAAGCGGTCAATCTCCGCCCGGCGGACCGCAGGATCAGGGTGAATCGGATTGATGTAGCAGCCGAGCACACCGATGCGGATACCGGCCCTGTCGAATTGCTCAGCGATATAGGAAGCTAGTCCAGGACTCAGCTTGCCCGGGGAGAGGTCGATATCCTGTATGGCTTTGGACAGAGCGAGCTGTACGAAATCAATATTGTAGGTCTGAAGAGTGGAAGTCAATTCCTTAAGCGGCAGGCAGCCGGCAGTATGTGCTAACGTTCCGTAACGAATAATAAACAACTCCTTTGGAATTCAATGAATTTATATCTATAATATTAATGACGCTTACATAGACATGCAAGGTTAAAGAATGCAAGCGATACAGGAGGAATTGAGATGAACGCAATAGAAGTGCGTAAGCAAGAGCTTGAGAACTGCCGGCCGGAGCCGACACTGGACCGGGAGACGATTGATGAATTCTGGAATGATCTGCTCGCAGAAGATGAGGAGCAGCCGCTGGAGGTGACGATTACCCCTGAGAAGACCCCGTATCCGGGCATGAAGGTGAGCAAGGTCAGCTACATGAGCTATGGGGAGACTACGATCAATGCCTGGTATATCCAGCCTGCTGGTGATACAGAGGACACGGGAGACCGGCCGTGTATCGTCACCTTTCCAGGTTACACCGGAGACCGGGGATATCCTGAACGCTACGCACATTTCGTGCTGCTTGGATACACTGTCCTGGCCGTAGATGTACGGGGACAGCTTGGCGAGACAGGCAATCTGCTGCCGCAGGAGCACGGTATAGTGAGAGGCTGGATCAGCCAGGGCTTGCTGGAGAAGGAGCAATCCTATTATCTGGCATTAGCCATAGATACAGTCCGGGCCATTGAGACGGCAGCGCAGCTGCCTGGGGTTGATCCGGCGCGCATTGCGATTACAGGAGCCAGCCAGGGCGGGGGGATCGCTCTGTTGGCAGGGGCGCTCAGCCGCCGCGTGGCTGCGGTAGCCGCAGACATTCCTAATCTGTGCCGGCTGGATTTCGGGGTGCTGAATTCCACCAGCTCACTCACAGAGATTGCGGATTACCTGAAGCGCTATCCGGAGCATCTGGAGCGTACGCTTCAGAACCTGGCCTTTTTCGACATCGTCAATCTGGCTCACCGCTTCACTGTCCCTGTCCTGATGTCTGTAGGCTGGAAGGATACGGTATGTATGCCGGAGACGATCTATGCCGCTTATAACCGGATAGAGTCGCCTAAGGAGATTAAGGATTATCCGTTCTCCGGGCATGAGGTGAGCGAATTCCAGCACAGACAGACGGCACTGTTCTTCCAGGAGCATCTGGGCTCCTAAGTGAAGTGGTACAGGCCACAGTGATTAGCCGCAAGGGAATGGTGTGAAGATATAGTAAGGGTTGGCACGAGGTCATAGGTAGGCAGTCTAATCACCGGGAGGGAACTACGGATGGACAATCAGACAGGTAAGCTGCCGGCGGGAGTATTGGTGGAGAGCTTTGAGTATGACAAGAAGAATGAGGAGCTTGTGAAAAAGAGCTTCTGGAGCAAAACCAGGAAAGCCGCTGGTAAAATCCCCTTCACCAGAGAAGCGATAGCCATGTACTACTGTGCTATGGATGCCAAAACACCGCTATGGGCGAAAGGGATTGCCTTTGGAGCGCTGGCTTATTTCATTTCCCCGATCGATGCCATTCCCGATGCGCTGATCGGCTTGGGCTTCACAGACGATGCTGCCGTCATGGCGGCGGGCATCCGGGCTATTGCCGGACAGGTCAAGGAGGAGCATAAACAGAAGGCGGAGGAGTTCTTCGAGGATTCGTAATAGGCTGGAAGACAGCGAAGGGATGCAGCGGGTGGCTGCATCCCTATTTTGCTATGCCCTGCTACACTCCGGTGTCTATAGCCGGACTCTCAGAACTCTGCTGCTTCGCCTGGTACTCCAGACCCCAATCTCTCATCAGCTTGATGATCGGAATCAGAGAGCGGCCGAATTCGGTCAAGGAGTATTCGACCTTCGGCGGCACCTGATGATAGACCTCACGGTGAACGACGCCATCCTCCTCCAGCTCGCGGAGCTGCAGTGTTAGCATGCGCTGGGTGATGGCGGGGCAGATGCGGCGGAATTCATTGAACCGGACTGTGGAATCCATCATATGGTACAAGAGTACACCTTTCCATTTGCCGCCGATGACATCGAGGGTGAATTCTACAGGACAAGCAAAGGCATTGCCATCAGGGCAGGTGCCGAAACCGCCTTTACGGTCGCGCATCACGAACACGCTCCTTAGTATCATTTTGTATACTACATCACAAAAATGTGCGTACTTCTAAATGTATTGTATATCCATTACTATAGGCATGGGAACAGGGAAACGTCAATTCCTTATCATGAATGGTACACAGAAAGGGAGTATGGAGGATGGAGAACACAAGCACAGTAAGTGAAATGACGAAAGAGCAGATTTTGGCAGCCTACGAGTACAGACATGCGACCAAAGAATTCGACAGCAGCAGGAAGATCAGCGGGGAGGATTTCGGCTTCATTCTGGAGACGGGACGCCTGTCACCGAGTTCGTTCGGGTTCGAGCCCTGGAAGTTTGTAGTTGTTCAGAACCCGGAGCTCCGGCAAAAGCTGCTGCCATACGCCTGGGGCGCCCAGAAGCAGCTTCCGACCGCAAGCCATTTCGTGCTTATTCTGGCCAGACAGCCGCGTGATCTGGCAGCTGACTCAGAATATATTCAGAGTATGATGTCGGAGGTACAGAAGCTGCCGGTTGAGATTGCAGAGGGCAAGCAGCGGGTCTTCGATGCATTCCTGAAAAACGATTTCGGCCTGGCTGGTAATGAGCGGGCGATCTTCGAGTGGGGGGCACGTCAGACGTATCTGCCCCTTGGCAATATGATGACCGCAGCCGCGCTGATTGGCATCGATTCCTGTCCAATTGAAGGCTTCGATAAGCTGAAGATGGAGAAGCTTCTGGCCCACGAGGGGATTATGGACCCTGAACATTTCGGGCTGGCCTGCATGGTAGCCTTCGGCTACCGCACCGGCGAGCCGCGTCCCAAGACCCGGCGGACCGCTGCTCAGGTGGTAGAGTGGATATAGGAATCTAAATCATGAGAACCTAATACAAAACGGATGCTACCCCTCAGGGCGTCATCCGTTTCTTTGATTACCGTTATGAAAGTACATAGAAGAGTCGAAAACTTATTGAAAATTTACTGAAAATTCTGCTACTCTTAGGAGGTCAACTTGCTGCCGGTGAGTGGCTGCTTAAGATCGTCATTTCAAGACTGAAGGGATTCCTGCATTATGAAAATCATCCGTATTATCGCCGAAGTCTGCTTGCTGTATGTGTTCTTCCTGGCCGGAGACTATCTGCAAGAGCTGCTGCATTTGCCGATTCCAGGCAGTATCGTGGGACTGTTGCTGCTGTTCGTCCTGCTGCTGCTTAAGATTGTGCCCGTGAAGCTGATTGAGAACGGCTCGTCCTTTATACTGGCGTATCTGCCCATGTTCTTCATCCCCGCCACCGCGGGCATTATGAACCATCTCGATATCTTCAGCGGAAGAGGGCTGCTCCTGATCGGCATTCTCGTCATCAGCAGTGTGCTGACCATGGTTGTTACGGCACATTCCAGCCAGTGGATTGCCGCCCGCAGCGTCAAACGTCTAACACGCCGGACGTACCGTGCCCGTAATCTCCACGGGAAGGGGAAGGAAGCATGAGAATTCTTCTGGCCGTTGGCTTCGTGCTGATGAACGTAGTGATCTATCTGGTCATGTCCATACTGTACAAACGCTACCGTCTTCCGGTTCTGCTGCCTGCACTGACGGCAACGTTCACGGTTGTTGTGCTGCTCATGGGCTTCCATATCTCTTATGAGACTTATATGATCGGCGGCGACTGGATTAACCGGCTGCTGGGACCAGCGGTAGTATCGCTTGCTTATCCCTTATACAAACAGCGGCATGTGCTGTGGAAGAATCTCCCTGCCATTCTCGGCGGAACGGTCACCGGACTTATGGTCGGAATGTTCAGCGGACTGCTGATGGCAGCCGGACTCGGCTTCTCTAAGCTGTATGTGCTGTCTATTCTGCCTAAATCGATTACCACCGCTGTAGCGATCCAGATCTCCAGTAATCTCGGCGGAGATTCATCGCTGACCTCCGTCTTCGTGATGGTTGCCGGCTTCACCGGAGCGATTGGCGGCCCCTATATTATCAAGCTGTTCAGAATCCGCAGCGAGTCGGGGATCGGCATTGGCCTGGGCACAGCTTCCCATGCCCTCGGCACAGCCAAAGCGCTGGAATACGGCGAGGAGTCAGTGTCCATGAGCTCTGTAGCCATGACCGTATGCGCTATTGTCGGCTCCATTGCCGGACCGCTAGTCGCCTGGATCATGTACCATTAAGCTTGCAGGCCTTCAGTAATCAGCCGTTGACACGCAGCCGGATCACATTCCAGGAAGCCGCTGGAAGCATTGCACTTACCCGGCCGCCGTCTGCGGCTGCCGTTCCCCGGTTGTGCGGAAGCACATTCGACGGGTTGGAGCGGGTATTGGCCGCCTGAAGATCCTCATTCTCAAGAATCGTGTGCTGAATAACCTCTACAGCGCCGAAGCTCCGCAGATCAACCGCCAGCTCCATGCCTTCGCTCAGATGGCGGTTCACTGCAAACACAGTAACCTCGTTCAGCTCCTCGTTATATACACTGACCGCTTCCAGATATGGAACGTCGGTGAAATCCTTGGAATCATATTTCGAGCTTGTAATCAGCGGGTGAAGTACCGTTCCCCGGCCGTAGATGGAGGCATGCATGTAAGGATAATAAGTAGTCTGCAGCCAGAGCGGTCCGCCGTCCTCCGTCATAATCGGTGCAATGACATTAATGAGCTGGGCGATACAAGCCATCTTGACCCGGTCTGCATGCTTGAGCAGGCTGATCAGGCAGCAGCCCACCACCAGCGCATCCTCCAGTGTATAGACATCCTCGAATTCAGGCGGTGCAATCTGCCAGTGCTGCTCAGCACGGCTAGAACCCTGCGACTTCCACACATTCCATTCATCGAGGGAGAGGTAAATCTTTTTCTTGCTTTTCTTCTTAGCCTTGATATAATCACATACTGCTGCTACGCTGTCGATGAACTGATCCATATCGAGCGATTGGGCCAGGAAGTTCGCTGTGTCTCCATCATTGTTATTGTAGTAAGTGTGCAGCGAGAGGAAATCGACATTATCGTAGGTGAGATCCAGAACTGTAGCTTCCCATTCGGCAAAAGTACTCATATTGCTGCCCGAGCTGCCGCAGGCGACAAGCTCCAGGGAAGGATCAACCCAGCGCATCGCTTTGGCGGTCTCATTGGCGAGCCTTCCGTATTCGACGGCAGTCTTGGCTCCAATCTGCCAAGGACCGTCCATTTCATTACCCAGACACCAGGTGCGGAAATTGTGCGGAGCCTTGTAACCATGGGAGATCCGCAGGTCACTCCAGTAAGAGCCGGAGGGATGGTTGCAGTACTCGACCAGATTCCTTGCAGCATCGATCCCGCGTGTGCCGAGGTTCACTGCCATCATCACTTCGGAACCGGCCAGCTTGGCCCAATCAGCGAATTCATTCGTGCCTACCTGATTAGTCTCTGTAACCCACCAGGCAAGTTCAAGAGAGCGCTTCCGTTCCTCCTTGGGACCAACGCCGTCTTCCCAGTTATAGCCGGATACGAAGTTGCCTCCCGGATAACGTATGATTGGTACACGTAGTGCCTTAATAGCCTGAAGGGCATCACCGCGGAATCCGTTCGCATCAGCGGTAGGGTGTCCCGGCTCATAGATTCCGCCATATACGGCCCGGCCCAAATGTTCAATGAAGGAACCATACAGCCTTGGATCTACCTCGGCCAGCTTAAAGTCTTTGTCGATAATCATCTTGGATTGAATGCTCATAGTTAGAATCTCCTTTGTGTTAAATTAATGAAATAGCTAATCGTACAAGCCCGTTTATGATTACATGATACGAATTACAGGGTATACTAAGCAATAACTAATTTCAGGATTAACATAATAACTAATTCAAAGAGCGCGGAGGGCCACCGATGTATTTAACCACAGATTCCGAATCGCTGAAGGTCTATGAAGCACTTGCCAGCGAAGTGCGGCTGCGGATCATCGATCTGCTTAGCAACGAGGAGATGCATATCAAGGAGATTGCAGCCAGGCTGTATCTCAGCAGCGCCATTGTAAGCTCGCATGTAGCGAAGCTGCAAAAGGCCGGCATCGTCAGCTCCCAGATGAAGCGGATCGATGGGGGGACTTATAAATTCTGCTCACTTTCTGCAAATTTCTTGCAGATTAAATTATCCGGGGCCAAAGGAATCGCCCGCAAGGTGGTCGAGGTCTCTGTTCCTGTCGGGCATTACACCGACCTTGAAGCCTCCCCGACCTGCGGCATTGCCACCACTGAGAAGCTGATCGGGTATTATGACGACCCGCGTTATTTCCTGGACCCGCAACGGGTGGATGCCGGCATTCTCTGGTTCGCCAAGGGATATGCGGAATATAAGGTTCCGAATTATCTGTTCATGGATCAGACGGTGCAGGAGATTGAGATTTCAATGGAGATCGGTTCGGAGGCGCCGAGTGTGAACGAGAAGTGGCCTTCGGATATCTCTTTTATGATGAATGGCATTTCGCTTGGCAAATGGACCAGCCCCGGTGACTTCGGCGTAATGAGAGGCCGGCTGACTCCTGCCTGGTGGAAATCGGATGTGAACCAGTACGGGCTGCTGAAGGTGCTCAGAATTAATACAGGGGGCACTTATATAGACGGCCAGCAGATATCGGCAGTTACCATTGATCAGGTGGGCTGGCAGGAGGACCAGTGGAGCTTCAGGTTCACGGCAGAAGACACCACCCGAAGGCGGGGCGGCTTAACGTTATTCGGGCGCGGCTTCGGGAATTATGAGCAGGACATTGTGTTTCGTGTGTATTATGAGTAAGAGGGACCTGTCTGCCGAATGGCAAGCGATATGGAAAAGACAAGGAAAATGAGCTTTGTTCGGATGGGATGTTTGCAAAAGGGGTCCGCGGGTAACTATAACTAAGTAATCCAAATCGCGCACAACTTGCATACAAGGAGGAATTCACATGTCAGATCATTCAGGTAACGAAGCAGACATCCGCAACAAGGAGAATAAAGACGGGGATTCACTCGCAGAACGAAAAAAGATGGAAAACGGTGTGGATATTGAACCGGAAGCCGATGATTGGGAAGCCAAACCGGCAGAAACCGCCCATCCTGACCCGCTTCCTAAGAATTAGGGGAGTGGGTATAAGGCTAAGGCATAAGGTATAAAGCATGTGCACGTAGCAGACTGTTCCTCCGGGGACAGTCTTTTTCTAATGAGAAGCCTAAAATGTATGCGAAAAACCGAACAC is a window encoding:
- a CDS encoding CidA/LrgA family holin-like protein, which translates into the protein MKIIRIIAEVCLLYVFFLAGDYLQELLHLPIPGSIVGLLLLFVLLLLKIVPVKLIENGSSFILAYLPMFFIPATAGIMNHLDIFSGRGLLLIGILVISSVLTMVVTAHSSQWIAARSVKRLTRRTYRARNLHGKGKEA
- a CDS encoding alpha-N-arabinofuranosidase → MSIQSKMIIDKDFKLAEVDPRLYGSFIEHLGRAVYGGIYEPGHPTADANGFRGDALQAIKALRVPIIRYPGGNFVSGYNWEDGVGPKEERKRSLELAWWVTETNQVGTNEFADWAKLAGSEVMMAVNLGTRGIDAARNLVEYCNHPSGSYWSDLRISHGYKAPHNFRTWCLGNEMDGPWQIGAKTAVEYGRLANETAKAMRWVDPSLELVACGSSGSNMSTFAEWEATVLDLTYDNVDFLSLHTYYNNNDGDTANFLAQSLDMDQFIDSVAAVCDYIKAKKKSKKKIYLSLDEWNVWKSQGSSRAEQHWQIAPPEFEDVYTLEDALVVGCCLISLLKHADRVKMACIAQLINVIAPIMTEDGGPLWLQTTYYPYMHASIYGRGTVLHPLITSSKYDSKDFTDVPYLEAVSVYNEELNEVTVFAVNRHLSEGMELAVDLRSFGAVEVIQHTILENEDLQAANTRSNPSNVLPHNRGTAAADGGRVSAMLPAASWNVIRLRVNG
- a CDS encoding acetylxylan esterase; the encoded protein is MNAIEVRKQELENCRPEPTLDRETIDEFWNDLLAEDEEQPLEVTITPEKTPYPGMKVSKVSYMSYGETTINAWYIQPAGDTEDTGDRPCIVTFPGYTGDRGYPERYAHFVLLGYTVLAVDVRGQLGETGNLLPQEHGIVRGWISQGLLEKEQSYYLALAIDTVRAIETAAQLPGVDPARIAITGASQGGGIALLAGALSRRVAAVAADIPNLCRLDFGVLNSTSSLTEIADYLKRYPEHLERTLQNLAFFDIVNLAHRFTVPVLMSVGWKDTVCMPETIYAAYNRIESPKEIKDYPFSGHEVSEFQHRQTALFFQEHLGS
- a CDS encoding YkvA family protein: MDNQTGKLPAGVLVESFEYDKKNEELVKKSFWSKTRKAAGKIPFTREAIAMYYCAMDAKTPLWAKGIAFGALAYFISPIDAIPDALIGLGFTDDAAVMAAGIRAIAGQVKEEHKQKAEEFFEDS
- a CDS encoding sugar phosphate isomerase/epimerase family protein, producing the protein MFIIRYGTLAHTAGCLPLKELTSTLQTYNIDFVQLALSKAIQDIDLSPGKLSPGLASYIAEQFDRAGIRIGVLGCYINPIHPDPAVRRAEIDRFKEHLRYARLFGAPMVATETGALTTFQELDPYRYEELGWDALKATVEELAEEAEKWGIFLGLEGVSTHTLSSPAKMRRILDEVPSSSIGVVFDPCNLIGEEIHLQDEIVDQSFSLFGDRIILAHLKGIYEDGGRIRHGAPGAGLFHTAEFLDKLEAQKPMIDVSLEDVTSLEIQDCVNLLRNLRNS
- a CDS encoding helix-turn-helix domain-containing protein, which translates into the protein MRDRKGGFGTCPDGNAFACPVEFTLDVIGGKWKGVLLYHMMDSTVRFNEFRRICPAITQRMLTLQLRELEEDGVVHREVYHQVPPKVEYSLTEFGRSLIPIIKLMRDWGLEYQAKQQSSESPAIDTGV
- a CDS encoding glycosyltransferase family 4 protein; translated protein: MRFTFPILTLCHGGAQRMLVELTNGLTARGHQVVIVMPLGGDVSYDVRSTLLITDYTLLRESDFPVSDIIVSNFYTTVPVSQAASLNGKGMHIRLSLCYEPLFLPENEVSFPSYNITDKLIVLSRWQQELIRLGHGISGSIVPVGISASFRNMNIRKELQEPLNITAILRKVENGFSWHREQNYLVNQLDIVKQHFPWVNINFISPPDECFSSESLRRMMDSGKYRFFTPLNDEELCYHYNGADIFVSSSIFDTGSLPGLEAMRCGAALVSVYSGGNLEYARHEENCLLSYRYENRLAADVMRLIQDPVLKSRIAARGETDSRSWTWENSVKILERTAAAFLSGNSAGKTRFKRPFAENG
- a CDS encoding ArsR family transcriptional regulator; this translates as MYLTTDSESLKVYEALASEVRLRIIDLLSNEEMHIKEIAARLYLSSAIVSSHVAKLQKAGIVSSQMKRIDGGTYKFCSLSANFLQIKLSGAKGIARKVVEVSVPVGHYTDLEASPTCGIATTEKLIGYYDDPRYFLDPQRVDAGILWFAKGYAEYKVPNYLFMDQTVQEIEISMEIGSEAPSVNEKWPSDISFMMNGISLGKWTSPGDFGVMRGRLTPAWWKSDVNQYGLLKVLRINTGGTYIDGQQISAVTIDQVGWQEDQWSFRFTAEDTTRRRGGLTLFGRGFGNYEQDIVFRVYYE
- a CDS encoding NAD(P)H-dependent oxidoreductase, which produces MENTSTVSEMTKEQILAAYEYRHATKEFDSSRKISGEDFGFILETGRLSPSSFGFEPWKFVVVQNPELRQKLLPYAWGAQKQLPTASHFVLILARQPRDLAADSEYIQSMMSEVQKLPVEIAEGKQRVFDAFLKNDFGLAGNERAIFEWGARQTYLPLGNMMTAAALIGIDSCPIEGFDKLKMEKLLAHEGIMDPEHFGLACMVAFGYRTGEPRPKTRRTAAQVVEWI
- a CDS encoding LrgB family protein → MRILLAVGFVLMNVVIYLVMSILYKRYRLPVLLPALTATFTVVVLLMGFHISYETYMIGGDWINRLLGPAVVSLAYPLYKQRHVLWKNLPAILGGTVTGLMVGMFSGLLMAAGLGFSKLYVLSILPKSITTAVAIQISSNLGGDSSLTSVFVMVAGFTGAIGGPYIIKLFRIRSESGIGIGLGTASHALGTAKALEYGEESVSMSSVAMTVCAIVGSIAGPLVAWIMYH